GGGCGCCGGGGTCGCCGACGGGGTCGGGCTGGGGCGTTGGGCCGGTGAAGCCGCTGCCGGGTTCGAGGAGTGGGCTGACGGTGAGGGGGGCGCTGGGGCCTGCGGCGGGGGCCTGGTTGGCATCGCCGTCCTGGGCGGTGCCGGCGGCGATGGATATGGTGACTTCGCCGAGGCCGCTGAAGGCGCTGAGGGTGACGGTGCGTTCGGTGTTTCCGCTGCCGGTGACGGCGATGGTGGCGGTGACGCCGTCTTCGCTGTTGAGGGTGATGTCGGCCGGGGCGAGGTCTATTGCGGTGGCGTCGGCGTAGGTGACGGTGTAGCTGACGGGTTCTTCGAAGGTGTGTGTGGCGGAGGGCGGCCCGATGAGGAGCGTGGGGCCGGTGTTCTCCACCTGGACGGTGGCGCTGGGCCCGGCGGCGGGCGCGTCGTTGTCGGCGGCGTCGGTGGCGGTGCCAGCGGCGATGCCGATGCCCACCGTGCCGTTCCCGATAAAGTTGGCGAGGGTGACGTCGTAGCGACCACCGTCGGCCTCGGTAATCGCGGTGACCTGGGCGTTGGCGGTGCCGGTGCGGTTCAGGGTCACGTCCGCGGTCTTAAGCGTGACGTCGCTCGCGCCTTCGTAGGTCACGGGGTAGGTGACGGGCCCGGCGCTGGTGTTGTCGGTGGAGGGATCGCCGATGGTGATGGTCGGCGCGGTGTTGTCCACGGTGGCGGTGTCGCTGGGCCCGGCGGCCGGGGCCTGGTTGCCAGCGACGTCGGTGGCGGTGCCGGCAGCGAGGGATATGCCCAGGGTGCCGTCGCCCGCGATGGTGGAGAAGCGGATGGTGCGGACGGTGTCGCTGGTGGCCTCGATTTCGTCGAGGACCGCCACGACCCCGGCGCTGCCGTTGATCTGCACGTCAGACTCGGCCAGGGTGATCGCGCTGGCGCCTTCATAGGTCACGCGGAAGGTGAGGGGGCCGTTGTTCGTGGTCGAAGGGCTGGGCGCGCTGATGGTCGCGGTGGGGGGCGTGTTGTCCACCACCACTTCCCCGCTGGGCCCGGCGGCGGCGGCGGTGTTGCCCGCCTGGTCCGAGGCGGTGGCCGCGGCAATGGAGATGCCGAGGGTTCCGTCGCCATCGATACTGGAAAAGCTGACTGTGCGCTCGGTTTCGCTGGTCGCGGCCACATCCGCCAGGGTCGCGGCCACGGTGCCCGTGCCGTTCACGAGCACATCGGCGGTGGAAAGAGTAATATTGTCGGCGCCGGTGTAGTTGACCAGATAGTCCACGGGGCCCGTGTTCGTGGTGCTGACCGAGGGCGCGCTGATCTCCAGCGTGGGCACGGTGTTGTCCACGGTTACTTCGGCGCTCGGCCCTGCGGCGGGTGCGGTGTTGCCCTCGGTGTCCGTGGCGGTGCCGGCGGCGATGGAGATGCTCAGGGTGCCGTCTCCGGCGATGGAATCGATGGGGATGCTGCGGACGACATCGCTCGTCGCGACGGGTTCGCCCAGTACGGCGGTCGCGGTGCCGGTGGTATTCAGGGTGATATCGGCGGCGGCAAGCGTAATTTCGGCGGCACCGCCATAGGCCACAGCAAAGGAGACCGGCTCCTGGCGCGTGACGGCGGCGGAGGGCTCACCGATGGTGATGGCGGGCGGCAGATTCTCGGCCACGGTGACGGCGGTAGTGTCGGTCAGCTCGGTGCGGCGGCTGGTGACGGTGATCTGGGCCGAACCGACGGCGACGGCGGTAACGCGCCCCTGAGGGGACACGGACGCGATGCTCGGCTTGTCGGAGGTCCAGGTCAACGTATCCAGCGTCGCACTGGAGTCGGCGGTCAATTCGGCGCTCTGCCCCACTTCCAAATGAACGGACGCTGGACTCAGCGTGAGAAAGCTCTCCCCTCCATCGGGAGGGCAGCCCGTCAGGGACAGGGCGATACCAATTGATACCGCCATAAAGCTCTTACGCCACATGCAACGCTTCCTCGAAAAACTCCCGGAACAAAGGCCGCCACGATCCCAACGGCCAAAAGTCCACCCGTCCCGTTGGAGTGTACCACAGAAGTGACAGAAATTTGCAACCCGGATAAAGCAATCTTGCGAAGGTTTCCGCGCGCTTGGCTGCGAAAGCCTTTCACTGCCGAATTGCTCATAACGCGCCAACATCGGGCTCATGAACGACCAACGCATACGGCGACTAACCGACGCGGTTCCCCCTTTCGAACTATCGTCCGTCAAACTTCCGCCTTCATCAGCATCGACTTCTCGACTCGATGGGCGAGTTCCGCCGCGAGCACCTGCCCCTCCAGCACCTGATCCGGGGTCAAGGCGGCGGCAAACTGGTCACGGGCGGTCCTCGCTATATCAAGTGTCGTCGCGGCGAGACTGTACCACGCATAGGCCTGAGCAAAGTTTTGAATGACTCCCCGCCCGGTTTCGTAGCAACCGCCGAGGGCGAGCTGGGCCTCGCGGTGCCCCTGTTCCGCCGCCAGGGTAAACCATTCCGCCGCACGGCGGTCATCCTGGGGCAGTTGGATGCCATTTCGGAGCAACTTGCCCATTTCATACTGTGCGGCGGCGTGACCCCGTTTGGCGGCGCGCTCAAAGCAGCGCCGGGCCCTGGCCAGATCCATATGAGCCCCATTTTCCGTGGCATGGAGTTGCCCAAGCAGGTAATAGCCCAGCGCATCTTCTTTCTCGGCGGCCTGACCAAACCACTGCAGGGCCTCCCCTTCATCCTGCGCCACACCGATACCCTGGAGATACATCTTGCCAATTTCACACTCCGCACGGGCATTTCCGTGGAGGGCGGCCATGCGATACCAGCGCAGCGCCATCCCGAAGTCCTGAAGCACACCGCGTCCTTCCGCGTGCATCTGCCCCAGGTGATGCTGCGCGCCCGCGTGGCCATCTTCGGCGGCCCGTGTGAGCCAGCGAATGGCCTCGGCCTCGTTCCGTTCGACGCCGAGCCCCTGCTCATAGCGAACCCCCAGGCGGTACTGCGCCTTGGTCGCCCCTTCCTTCTCCGCCTCCCGGTGCCAGCGTTCCACGAAGCTCGCCCGGCTTCGGTCCGCACCGTTAGCCCCTTCCAGTGCTTCATCATCTCCGCCATTTTCCTGCACGGGGACGAGTTCCCGTCCGGCGGGCGATTCCGACTTTGCCTGGCCGGACTCAGTCACCGCCGCGCCCCCAGTGCCATTGCTTCCGGCACCGGTAAACGTGTCGAGAATCCTGGCGACGGCCCCGGCATCCAGTTCGGAGGCCCCCGGGCCATGATTCGTCTCCAGGCTGCGCAGGGCCTCTCCTCCGGCGTCCCCGGTTTCCGACGGAATTTCCCGACTTTGTCGCTCCGATGCCGACTCGATTAGTGTGTCGACGCGAAGCTTCAACGCGTCCCGCTCTTCTTCGGCTTCTCGAAGCCTGTCACCCAGCCGACCGAGCTCGACCGCCAATTGCGCCACCCGTTCTCGATCCGCCGCGCCTTCCGCGCGGAGCTTCTCCCGTTCCGTTTCCAGACTTGCCAATAATTCCCGAGCGGCTTCCAGCTCCCCGTCGGCCTGGGCCAGCCCCCTGCGGTCCTCATCCGCCGCCGCCTTGAGCGCGTCCCGCTCGGCGGTCAATTCGGCGATCAGCGCCTGCTGGGCCGACAAATCGGCCTCCAGTTTCAAAGACTTTTCCTCGTTCAAGCGCGCAGCCCCCGTATACTCATCCACAAGCCCCTCGGCCGCAGCCACACGTCGACCGAGGTCGTCCCGCTCTGCCTCCAAGGTATGGAGCATCTCCTGCAGACGTTCCACTTCTTCCCGATGCAAATCCCGGTCCAGATCCACCTCACGCAGGTGGTTGACCGCGTCCAGACGCGCCGCCTCCATCCCTTCATACTCATTGCGCAGCGCCTTCAGCGCATCCGTGCACACGCGGGCCTCTTCTCGCGCGCTGTCAAGATTGCGACTGGCCTCTTCCAGCATCTGCCGGGCGCAGGCCAGTTCTTCCTCCAGCGACAGCACCTGGCTCGTCGCCGCCACTTCCGCCCCGCGCGCACCCTCCAGCGCCTCCTTCAGCGCCTTGATTTCGGCGCTTTGTTTCTCCAGCTCGGCCTCCAGCGCAGCCCGGTTTTCACGGGCCAGGGCCAGATCGGACTCCAGGGTGGTGATCAGGGCCGCAGCCTCTTCGCGCGCTTTTTCCGCTTCAAGGGGGCCCTCGAGATCGATGTCGTCAAGCAGGGGGGATGGCTCCAGAGGTATCGCCTTAATGCGATCCAACTCGGCCGAAAGCGCAGCGGAGCGCCGCTGTTCCTCCACCAGGTTCGCCGCCAGGCGTGCCCGCGCTTCATCCTCCGCCGCCTTCTCCGCGAGATACTGCTTGTATTGATCCGCCTTGCGCGCGGCGTAGCTCAGCAGGTGCTGCAGGCGGCCAATAGCCTCCCCGGGCGGCAGGTCCTCCACCCGTATGACCTGGTTCCCCGAAGGAATAATGACCATTTGCTTGCATTCACGGCACCAGCCATCGCGCCCTGCAAACGAGTCATCCATTCGCAGCAACGTACCGCAGTGCTGGCAGGTGAGTTCGATCATCAATAGCTCCCTTTTGGATGTGCCCCTCCTCCGATACAGTTTGCCATGTTTTCGTCGAATTTACAAAAGGCACCCCAAAAAAACGACTCCACACGCCTGGATTGCCGGACGTCTTTTCTCTCAGTCACGCCTCCCCGGCACTACTGCTTGAGATTGCGCCCCGTGTTCCCATCAATCTATAGTGAGTGCGTCTGGGAAAATGCCGGGAGGTCCAAACACATGTTACTGGTACGCGCAACCCTGGTCGGTCTCACTATCCTGGGACTCGTCGCCTCGGCCCAGCCTCAGGAAACCGCTTCGCCACAACAGCAGACCACTGGAAAGATCAATGTCTTCATCTTCGCCGGACAGTCCAATATGGAGGGCCGCGCCGATGGCGCGAAACTGTCCGACGCGGATCGGGAGCGACTCGCCCGGGTAAGAGATCGCATTACCCTCGCCTATAACGGCGAATCGGTTCGCCCGCTTGGTCCTGTCGCGCCCTCGCCCGAAATCGGTGAGATCTATAAGTGCGAGCAGATCTTCGGACCGGAGCTTTTCTTCGGAATTGCTCTGGCCGAGGCCTGGCCCCAGGAACGCTTTCTCTTCATCAAACGGACGGCCGGCGCCACAACGCTCCATGGCGCGTGGAATCCGGATTGGAGCCCTGAGAAAGCCGCCACGACCAAGGAGACGGAGGCCCCAAAACTCTATGGCGAACTGGTGGCCTATACACGGGCGGTACTCGCCGGATATCCCCCCGAGGACTACGAACTGCGTGGAATGCTATGGGTGCAGGGTGAGAGCGATGGCAACATTCCCGAGGCTGCTCGCGCCTATGGGGACAATCTGAAGACGCTGATTGCCCGGATCCGAGCGGACACAAACCAGAATTCCCTCCCCTTCCTGCTCTTTGAAGTGGGCGGTCCCGACGTCGTTCGCGGGATGCGGCGCGTGGCGGGGGAAACACCCGACGTCCACCTGATCCCCCAGCGCCCGGAGCCACACTCCCCCGATTTTTATGAGAAACTGGAGAATGGCCACTACGACCACGAAGGCCTCAAGAAGCTCGGTCTGCGCTTTGCAGAGGTCTACCTGGAAGCCCACTGACGAGCACCCAAGTAAGCGCGATTCAATCGGCCCCAAAAACAAAACCACCAAACAACGAATCTCGTAAGTTGTTTGGTGATAAGGATATACTGGGGCTGGAACGGGGAATCGAACCCCGGACCTCTTCATTACGAGTGAAGCGCTCTACCGACTGAGCTATTCCAGCATAAGAGAGGCAAAAAAATGGTGCCAGGAGGCAGAGTCGAACTGCCGACACGCGGATTTTCAGTCCGCTGCTCTACCAACTGAGCTATCCCGGCACCGGGAAGCAGTAGTCTACAAAATATCCGGAGGCCGAGTCAAGAAAGTGACCGAATTTAGCGCGATGACGACGATGCAGGGACGGACTCGCGCCCCTTACGCTTGCGAGCACGCGCCGCGAGGGCTGCCCCAGCGCGCCAATCGTTGCCACATGGGCCTTTTCGCGCGTGCCCGTCCCCGTGGACGCGTGGGGTGACCTGGACCCGTTTCGCACGGCACATTGGGTCTACTTTGGGACGCGTCGTGACGGAAATCAATAGTGGCGCGTCTTGCCGCATCGTTGTATAGTGGCGCTATGGACGTTCACGATGACGCAAACGCCACCCCGCGCGAGCCAAGGCTGGAGCAATTGCTGTGGCCGTGGCGCTCGTTGAAGCACAAGAAAGAAGCCCCGCCGCTCGGACAAACCCCACTCGGGCACTTCGTAGCGGTGACGTTCATCTCTTGCGGTGTGATCAACAGCTTCGTGTTCTTGAACGACCTGCCCCAGATCGACTGGACCTACCGCGCCGGGCTATGGGCGGGGACGGCGATAACGGCAATGCTATCGCTGCCGATGCTTTTTCTTGCCACTCCCTGCGGCCTCGTATTCCTGCTGATACCGAAATCGCGCAGCCTCGGTCTTCGGCTCTTACTGGGCAGCGCGATCTACTTCGCCACGCTGTTCGGATCGGGCTGGGCGGGCGCAACAATCCGCATGGCTTCCTTTAGCAGCCTTGCGGAGCGCAGCATGCCGCTCGTGGAAGCGGTGAAGGCGTTCGAAGCGAAGGAGGGCCGACTTCCCGAGCGACTGGAGGAATTGGTGCCGGCGTATATCAGCGCGATCCCCGGCACGGGCTTGGCCGCCTTTCCGCGAATCGAGTATTCGACCGGCAAGGAGGCAGCTTACTGGCTCGGCAATCCGTGGGTGCTTGATGTGCGGGCGAACCGCGGCCTGGGAAGCTTCGACCGATTCTTATATTTTCCCCTGCAGAACTACCCCGAAGAATTTGAAGGCAACGGTTTTGAACGCTTGGGCGCATGGGGCTACATGCATGAGTAAAGCGCGTCCCCCGGACATTCCGCCCTTCGACCAAATCCCCTTGGGCCGCTTTATAGTGCTCTCTTTCCTCGCTTGCGGCGCGATCAATGCCTGCGTATTTCTGAGTGTCATTCCGCAAGCCCCCAAAGCCTTCCACAGCATTGACTTTATCGGCGTGCTGATGACGATTGCGCTGGCCACCGGGACCCTTTTCCTGGTCATCCCGTGCAGTATCGTGTTTCTATTGTTTGCCAAGTTGCGCGCGCTCGGCCTGCGCCTGCTGCTACTCAGCGTCATTTACCTGGCCACCGGCACCGCGCTGAGATCGGCGGCAAATACGATCCGAACCGTCAGCTTTCACTCCCTGGCCGAGCGCAGCATGCCTCTGGTCGAAGCGGTCACGGCATTTGAGAAGGCGAAAGGCCACCCCCCGAAATCACTGGAGGAACTTGTCCCCCAGTACTTGG
This sequence is a window from Candidatus Hydrogenedentota bacterium. Protein-coding genes within it:
- a CDS encoding Ig-like domain-containing protein, which translates into the protein MWRKSFMAVSIGIALSLTGCPPDGGESFLTLSPASVHLEVGQSAELTADSSATLDTLTWTSDKPSIASVSPQGRVTAVAVGSAQITVTSRRTELTDTTAVTVAENLPPAITIGEPSAAVTRQEPVSFAVAYGGAAEITLAAADITLNTTGTATAVLGEPVATSDVVRSIPIDSIAGDGTLSISIAAGTATDTEGNTAPAAGPSAEVTVDNTVPTLEISAPSVSTTNTGPVDYLVNYTGADNITLSTADVLVNGTGTVAATLADVAATSETERTVSFSSIDGDGTLGISIAAATASDQAGNTAAAAGPSGEVVVDNTPPTATISAPSPSTTNNGPLTFRVTYEGASAITLAESDVQINGSAGVVAVLDEIEATSDTVRTIRFSTIAGDGTLGISLAAGTATDVAGNQAPAAGPSDTATVDNTAPTITIGDPSTDNTSAGPVTYPVTYEGASDVTLKTADVTLNRTGTANAQVTAITEADGGRYDVTLANFIGNGTVGIGIAAGTATDAADNDAPAAGPSATVQVENTGPTLLIGPPSATHTFEEPVSYTVTYADATAIDLAPADITLNSEDGVTATIAVTGSGNTERTVTLSAFSGLGEVTISIAAGTAQDGDANQAPAAGPSAPLTVSPLLEPGSGFTGPTPQPDPVGDPGAPGIDAKAIARWDVVPYQTFEKYFNVGVVAFHINDIDRVAFSVEGGPWQAVREMTLNPETDVVEYWIGLDARDFEDGPIEVRAVAYPKVGVPRVLQDASGDDLGEQSLKLYTNAGGTLPNTGVKVFVSPEGSDSGGDGTRTNPFQTIKRAVETSRANAGGTLAGATISLLEGTYIYPNDTGDAGLRAGDRWMTLRAAEGVEHTAVVLTGPQLGVRQRMLHVQGVTLQLPDAGTVFKNLSDPYNNHFWVDECEIIGNGFIGENLNVSTVITGGNRPTFYTDVEIHDIQNTDLGANTRLIRNVSARNLGADFNNCHGITINASVTHMRHNAGVHPDVVQIFPVVDNVIFYGLEARDVVAQGISIGDPASQCSNVAVANALLEQTAGSGMWQWGPTGTVVNHIVFWHVTWRRFGFISQNDTIANLSIKNCVLEAITGALALGSFTNLDVENNHFVEGAVANTNTTWGVTFTTGDPGFTDVAFGDYRPGFGSPLRARVTEPLVPVDLIGRPLRMPAAIGALQPSSP
- a CDS encoding SEL1-like repeat protein, whose translation is MIELTCQHCGTLLRMDDSFAGRDGWCRECKQMVIIPSGNQVIRVEDLPPGEAIGRLQHLLSYAARKADQYKQYLAEKAAEDEARARLAANLVEEQRRSAALSAELDRIKAIPLEPSPLLDDIDLEGPLEAEKAREEAAALITTLESDLALARENRAALEAELEKQSAEIKALKEALEGARGAEVAATSQVLSLEEELACARQMLEEASRNLDSAREEARVCTDALKALRNEYEGMEAARLDAVNHLREVDLDRDLHREEVERLQEMLHTLEAERDDLGRRVAAAEGLVDEYTGAARLNEEKSLKLEADLSAQQALIAELTAERDALKAAADEDRRGLAQADGELEAARELLASLETEREKLRAEGAADRERVAQLAVELGRLGDRLREAEEERDALKLRVDTLIESASERQSREIPSETGDAGGEALRSLETNHGPGASELDAGAVARILDTFTGAGSNGTGGAAVTESGQAKSESPAGRELVPVQENGGDDEALEGANGADRSRASFVERWHREAEKEGATKAQYRLGVRYEQGLGVERNEAEAIRWLTRAAEDGHAGAQHHLGQMHAEGRGVLQDFGMALRWYRMAALHGNARAECEIGKMYLQGIGVAQDEGEALQWFGQAAEKEDALGYYLLGQLHATENGAHMDLARARRCFERAAKRGHAAAQYEMGKLLRNGIQLPQDDRRAAEWFTLAAEQGHREAQLALGGCYETGRGVIQNFAQAYAWYSLAATTLDIARTARDQFAAALTPDQVLEGQVLAAELAHRVEKSMLMKAEV